GGACAGATCATCGACGACGAGTTCGCCGACGACGGCATCACCGTGAGCACGGAGAACGCGGGCGGCCGCGAGGTGATGGTGTTCGATTCGAGCGACCCGACCGGCGGCGACTTCGATCTGGGCTCGCCCAACGAGGACTTCGGTGGGCCGGGAGTCGGCGACGGTGGCGAGGCGGGCGAACCCGGCGAGAACAACATGTCGCTCGGCAACGTGTTCATCATCTCGGCCGACGGCGATCAGAGCGATCCGGACGACTTCGACGGTGGTGGGACGATCGTCTTCGAGTTCGACCAGCCCACGCGCGTCGACCAGCTCGAGTTCCTCGACATCGACGAGGGCGAGGCCGCGACCATCACGGCGTTCGACGCCGACGGGAACGTCGTCGCGTCGACCGAGTCGCCGGATCTCGGCGACAACAGCTACAACGTGGCCCAGCTCGACGCCGAGAACGTCCGCCGACTGGAGGTCACCTTCCCCGGCAGCGGCTCGGTCTCGGGGATCACCTTCTGTGAGCAGATCCAGCAGGGCGACGAGGTGACGTTCGACGTCACCGTGAACAACGACGGCTCGACGACCGCCACCGGCGTCACCGTCGAGGACGTGCTGCCCGAGGGGCTGGAGTTCGTCTCCTCGAGCGCGAGTCAGGGTAGCTACGACGCCGATTCGGGCATCTGGACGGTCGGCGAGCTCGCCCCCGGTGAGAGCGCCACGCTCCAGCTCACCGCGGAGCTGACCACCGACGAGGCCGTCGAGAACGTCGCGCAGGTCGAAACCGCCGATCAGGAGGACGTCGACTCGACGCCGGGCAACGACGACCCCGACGAGGACGACCAGGACAGCGTGACGGTCGAACCCGACGATGGGGAGGGTGAACCCACCGAAACCACGACCGAGACGACCACCGAAGCAACGGACACCACGACTGAGGAGACGACCACCGAAGCAACGGACACCACGACTGAGGAGACGACCACCGAAGCAACGGACACCACGACTGAGGAGACGACCGATACCACCTCCCCGGAAACCACGACGGACGACACCACGACGACCGACACCGATACAACCGACACTACGACGACCGACACTACGACGACCGATACAACCGACACTACGACGACCGACACTACGACGACCGAGACACCGACGCCAGTCGAGGGACAGCCGGAGATCAGCTTCGCTGCCTTCTGCACCGCGGGTGACGCCGACGCCGCCTCCGTCGACATCACCGACGCGTTCTACGACGACGAGGGCGAGCTGTACGCGTTCTCCTACGAGGGGTCCGGGATCGACACGGTCGTCGTCAAAGGTGGGCAGATCTTCGAGGACTTCGACGGTCGAGCGAGCGATACGGTGGTGTTCGGGAACGGCGAGGACGTGAGCGACGACCGATCGCCGTCGAACCCCTGTCCCGCGGGTCAGAACGAGATCAGGAAGTTCGAGCAGGATGAAGGGGACTTCCCGCCGTCCGGGTCGGCGGGCTCGGGGACGCCAGCACAGAGCGTGTTCGGCCTCGTCGGCGGGCTCGCCGCGGTGTCGCTCCTGATCAGACGGTCCGAGCGCTGATCTCGGCCGTCTTCGTTCGACACCGTTCGCAGCAGCCCCGTTCACCGAACGTCCGACAACCCTCGCGACAGCCACGTCGGCACCGACGCGTGTTCGGCGACACGCACGGTGGCGAGCCCGACGAGCAGGAGGTTGCCCCACAGTCCGGGTTGGAGAAGACCGTACGCCGGCTGGAGTGCCTCGACGAACCCGAACTGCGCTCGGAACGGGCCGACGAGAAGCTTGAGCCCCAGCGCGTGAACGTGCAACGAGAGGAGCGCGATCACGGGCACCACCGGCCGGCCATCGTCGCGCCGTAGCTCGATGGCGAGCAGTGCGACGACCGCCGGAAGGAGCGCCGCGAACGTGTACGTGTATCGCTGCGGAGCCAGCAACGGAAGTGCGGTCACCCCCAGTGCGAACGTCTGGGTGTCGGCGTCGCCCGACGCGGCCGCGAGCGCGAGGCCACCGACCACGACCACGCCGAAGACGCGCACCGTCGTCCCGGCGTGTCGAACCGCGTAGAGGGGATGGTAGTAGGCGACGTTCGACAGTCCCGGCGGCCTCGGATCGCCCCCCGACGCGATCCCCCAGCGAAGGACGTCGAGGTAGCGGAGGTGGGTTTCGAGACCGAAGGCGAGCAGCGAAACGGCGACCAGCAGCCCCCCGGTCACGACCGCTCCCGTCAGTCGGTCGCGGTCGCCGAGGAGGTGCGCCCCGGCGGTCAGGTAGGTGAGTTTGACCGCGGCCGCGATCGTGGTCAGCGCACCGCTCGCCGCCCGGTCGAGCCGCCCGTTCGGCACCGCTCGCCCGGTCGATCGCGATTTCCCGCGTTCGAGCCCCACGAGCGCGAACGCGAGCACCCCGCCGAGGAAGATCGA
The genomic region above belongs to Halococcus agarilyticus and contains:
- a CDS encoding DUF11 domain-containing protein; its protein translation is MPNTGFETGSDGEPLEAGQIIDDEFADDGITVSTENAGGREVMVFDSSDPTGGDFDLGSPNEDFGGPGVGDGGEAGEPGENNMSLGNVFIISADGDQSDPDDFDGGGTIVFEFDQPTRVDQLEFLDIDEGEAATITAFDADGNVVASTESPDLGDNSYNVAQLDAENVRRLEVTFPGSGSVSGITFCEQIQQGDEVTFDVTVNNDGSTTATGVTVEDVLPEGLEFVSSSASQGSYDADSGIWTVGELAPGESATLQLTAELTTDEAVENVAQVETADQEDVDSTPGNDDPDEDDQDSVTVEPDDGEGEPTETTTETTTEATDTTTEETTTEATDTTTEETTTEATDTTTEETTDTTSPETTTDDTTTTDTDTTDTTTTDTTTTDTTDTTTTDTTTTETPTPVEGQPEISFAAFCTAGDADAASVDITDAFYDDEGELYAFSYEGSGIDTVVVKGGQIFEDFDGRASDTVVFGNGEDVSDDRSPSNPCPAGQNEIRKFEQDEGDFPPSGSAGSGTPAQSVFGLVGGLAAVSLLIRRSER
- a CDS encoding glycosyltransferase family 87 protein; the encoded protein is MSALADLLSRGERRPVFVAVSLVTLVVLLQWPFADWYLRATGVLEPVEFYDAGVYFGALDAWQAGEPIYRPNESGGHFGGFLYPPLVLLLFDLFDGLPHPKWAWELFSLALLWIGLQLVVAAYGLDLPWWECGVLLWALVGFYPLWFSFKHGQVSIFLGGVLAFALVGLERGKSRSTGRAVPNGRLDRAASGALTTIAAAVKLTYLTAGAHLLGDRDRLTGAVVTGGLLVAVSLLAFGLETHLRYLDVLRWGIASGGDPRPPGLSNVAYYHPLYAVRHAGTTVRVFGVVVVGGLALAAASGDADTQTFALGVTALPLLAPQRYTYTFAALLPAVVALLAIELRRDDGRPVVPVIALLSLHVHALGLKLLVGPFRAQFGFVEALQPAYGLLQPGLWGNLLLVGLATVRVAEHASVPTWLSRGLSDVR